In Corynebacterium ulcerans, one genomic interval encodes:
- a CDS encoding L,D-transpeptidase has product MSYKPRHAKQSMARRRIAAMVGTAATSAALLVSQAATSSAQDFGSSNLSSSIDQQLQNLGRQTRDGAWDLRNNLRAQADAGLPVDAATMVKQSIDNAVNFAFPGLIQERTAPPVVPAPAPAPAPARPAFDTGSCPAFARACIDLAGQRSWLQQNGQVSYGAVPISSGRVGHETPKGIFHVNRKIKDEISREFNNAPMPFSVYFTNNGIAFHEGSPQVASHGCIHLNHNDAVTFFNQLQVGDVVYVY; this is encoded by the coding sequence ATGTCGTATAAGCCCCGTCATGCGAAGCAGTCCATGGCTCGTCGTCGTATTGCGGCGATGGTTGGAACTGCAGCAACTTCCGCAGCTCTTCTGGTGAGCCAGGCTGCCACTTCTTCCGCACAGGACTTCGGATCGAGCAACCTCAGTAGCTCTATTGATCAACAGTTGCAGAACCTTGGTCGTCAGACTCGTGACGGAGCTTGGGATCTGCGTAATAACTTGCGCGCGCAGGCCGATGCTGGTTTGCCTGTCGACGCCGCCACTATGGTGAAGCAATCCATTGATAATGCTGTTAACTTCGCGTTCCCTGGTCTTATCCAAGAGCGGACTGCGCCGCCAGTTGTGCCTGCTCCTGCTCCGGCGCCTGCTCCTGCCCGCCCAGCTTTTGACACCGGCTCTTGCCCAGCATTTGCCCGTGCGTGCATTGACTTGGCGGGGCAGCGTTCATGGCTCCAACAGAATGGCCAGGTCTCTTATGGTGCGGTGCCAATCTCCAGCGGACGCGTAGGTCATGAGACCCCCAAGGGTATTTTCCATGTTAATCGCAAGATTAAAGATGAAATCTCCCGAGAATTCAATAACGCTCCTATGCCATTTTCTGTGTACTTCACCAACAACGGTATTGCGTTCCATGAGGGAAGCCCACAGGTGGCCTCGCACGGTTGCATTCACCTCAACCACAACGATGCTGTGACCTTCTTTAATCAACTGCAGGTTGGGGACGTCGTCTACGTGTACTAA
- the infA gene encoding translation initiation factor IF-1: MAKEGAIEVEGRIIEPLPNAMFRVELDNGHKVLAHISGKMRQHYIRILPEDRVVVELSPYDLNRGRIVYRYK; the protein is encoded by the coding sequence ATGGCTAAGGAAGGCGCAATCGAGGTTGAGGGTCGTATTATCGAGCCTTTGCCCAACGCAATGTTCCGCGTCGAACTCGATAACGGACACAAAGTGCTTGCTCATATCAGTGGCAAAATGCGTCAGCACTATATCCGTATCCTCCCTGAGGACCGCGTAGTCGTGGAGCTTTCTCCTTACGACTTGAACCGTGGTCGCATTGTTTACCGCTACAAATAA
- the rpsM gene encoding 30S ribosomal protein S13: MARLAGVDLPRNKRMEVALTYIYGIGPARAAQLLKETGISPDLRTDNLTDEQVSALRDVIEATWKVEGDLRRQVQADIRRKIEIGCYQGLRHRRGLPVRGQRTKTNARTRKGPKKTIAGKKK, encoded by the coding sequence ATGGCACGTCTAGCTGGAGTTGACCTTCCGCGCAACAAGCGCATGGAGGTTGCACTCACTTACATCTACGGTATCGGCCCTGCCCGTGCCGCCCAGCTGCTCAAGGAGACCGGCATCTCCCCGGACCTGCGCACTGACAACCTCACTGACGAGCAGGTTTCTGCTCTTCGTGACGTCATTGAAGCAACTTGGAAGGTTGAGGGTGACCTCCGCCGCCAGGTTCAGGCCGACATTCGCCGCAAGATCGAAATCGGCTGCTACCAGGGTCTGCGCCACCGCCGTGGCCTGCCCGTCCGTGGCCAGCGCACCAAGACCAACGCACGTACGCGTAAGGGTCCGAAGAAGACGATCGCCGGAAAGAAGAAGTAA
- the rpsK gene encoding 30S ribosomal protein S11 — MPPKTRSTARRTGRRVVKKNVAQGHAYIKSTFNNTIVSITDPSGAVIAWASSGHVGFKGSRKSTPFAAQLAAENAARKAMDHGMKKVDVFVKGPGSGRETAIRSLQAAGLEVTSISDVTPQPFNGCRPPKRRRV; from the coding sequence ATGCCTCCTAAGACTCGCAGCACGGCTCGCCGCACTGGTCGTCGTGTAGTTAAAAAGAATGTGGCTCAGGGCCACGCATACATCAAGTCCACCTTCAACAACACCATCGTTTCCATCACGGATCCGTCCGGTGCTGTCATCGCATGGGCATCCTCCGGCCACGTCGGATTCAAGGGTTCCCGTAAGTCCACCCCGTTCGCAGCTCAGCTTGCTGCTGAGAACGCTGCTCGCAAGGCAATGGACCACGGCATGAAGAAGGTTGACGTATTCGTTAAGGGCCCAGGTTCGGGCCGCGAAACCGCTATCCGCTCTCTTCAGGCTGCCGGCCTTGAGGTGACCTCCATCTCCGACGTCACCCCTCAGCCGTTCAACGGCTGCCGCCCACCGAAGCGTCGTCGCGTTTAA
- the rpsD gene encoding 30S ribosomal protein S4 translates to MARYTGPATRKSRRLRVDLVGGDMAFERRPYPPGQAGRARIKESEYLLQLQEKQKARFTYGVMEKQFRRYYAEANRLPGKTGDNLVILLEARLDNVVYRAGLARTRRQARQLVSHGHFTVNGKKINVPSYKVSQYDIIDVREKSRKMIWFEEAQENLLDAVVPAWLQVVPSTLRILVHQLPERAQIDVPLQEQLIVEFYSK, encoded by the coding sequence ATGGCTCGTTATACCGGCCCAGCAACCCGTAAGTCCCGCCGCCTCCGCGTCGACCTCGTCGGCGGAGACATGGCATTCGAGCGTCGCCCCTACCCTCCGGGACAGGCTGGCCGCGCACGCATCAAAGAGTCTGAGTACCTGCTTCAGCTGCAGGAGAAGCAGAAGGCTCGCTTCACCTACGGTGTTATGGAGAAGCAGTTCCGTCGCTACTACGCAGAGGCTAACCGTCTCCCGGGCAAGACCGGTGACAACCTGGTCATCCTGCTTGAGGCTCGTCTCGACAACGTTGTGTACCGCGCAGGTCTCGCACGCACGCGCCGCCAGGCACGTCAGCTCGTTTCCCACGGACACTTCACCGTGAACGGCAAGAAGATCAACGTTCCTTCCTACAAGGTTTCTCAGTACGACATCATCGATGTTCGCGAGAAGTCTCGTAAGATGATCTGGTTCGAAGAGGCTCAGGAGAACCTCCTCGACGCAGTTGTGCCAGCATGGCTGCAGGTCGTTCCGTCCACCCTGCGCATTCTCGTGCACCAGTTGCCAGAGCGCGCTCAGATCGACGTTCCGCTGCAAGAGCAGCTCATCGTCGAGTTCTACTCGAAGTAA
- a CDS encoding DNA-directed RNA polymerase subunit alpha, with amino-acid sequence MLISQRPTLTEEYVDSARSRFVIEPLEPGFGYTLGNSLRRTLLSSIPGAAVTSVKIDGVLHEFTTINGVKEDVSDIILNIKGLVLSSDSDEPVVMYLRKEGAGVVSAGDIEPPAGVEIHNPDLHIATLNEQGRLDIEMIVERGRGYVPASLYAGTNEIGRIPVDQIYSPVLKVSYKVEATRVEQRTDFDKLIIDVETKNSIAPSDALASAGKTLVELFGLARELNTAAEGIEIGPSPQETEYIAAYSMPIEDLNFSVRSYNCLKRQEIHTVGELAECTESDLLDIRNFGQKSINEVKIKLAGLGLFLKDSPEDFDPTQLEGYDAATGDYVDTDLEDSE; translated from the coding sequence ATGCTCATTTCTCAGCGCCCCACCCTCACCGAGGAATACGTTGATTCCGCTCGTTCGCGCTTCGTTATCGAACCGCTTGAGCCGGGTTTCGGTTACACCCTTGGTAACTCGCTGCGTCGTACCCTGCTTTCGTCCATCCCGGGCGCTGCAGTGACCAGCGTGAAGATCGATGGTGTTCTTCATGAGTTCACCACGATCAACGGTGTGAAAGAAGATGTCTCTGACATCATCCTGAACATCAAGGGTCTGGTTCTGTCTTCCGACTCTGATGAGCCGGTTGTCATGTACCTCCGTAAGGAAGGCGCTGGCGTTGTATCCGCTGGCGACATTGAGCCGCCTGCCGGTGTGGAGATTCATAATCCGGATCTGCACATTGCGACGCTAAATGAGCAGGGTCGTCTTGATATCGAGATGATCGTCGAGCGCGGTCGTGGCTACGTCCCGGCTTCTCTCTACGCAGGCACCAACGAGATCGGTCGCATTCCTGTTGACCAGATTTACTCCCCGGTGCTCAAGGTGAGCTACAAGGTCGAAGCTACTCGTGTTGAGCAGCGCACCGACTTTGACAAGCTCATCATCGATGTTGAGACCAAGAACTCTATCGCTCCGAGTGACGCTCTTGCGTCTGCTGGCAAGACCCTGGTTGAGCTGTTCGGCCTCGCACGTGAGCTGAACACCGCCGCTGAGGGCATCGAGATCGGTCCTTCTCCGCAAGAGACTGAGTACATCGCTGCTTACAGCATGCCAATCGAGGACCTGAACTTCTCCGTTCGCTCCTACAACTGCCTGAAGCGTCAGGAGATCCACACCGTCGGTGAGCTTGCAGAGTGCACCGAGTCGGATTTGCTGGATATCCGTAACTTTGGTCAGAAGTCGATCAACGAAGTCAAGATCAAGCTCGCTGGCTTGGGTCTGTTCCTGAAGGACTCTCCTGAGGACTTTGATCCCACCCAACTCGAGGGCTACGACGCCGCTACCGGCGACTACGTGGACACGGATCTGGAAGATTCCGAGTAA
- the rplQ gene encoding 50S ribosomal protein L17: MPTPKKGARLGGSASHQKHILSNLAAQLFEHGAIKTTDAKAKLLRPYAEKLITKAKSGSVADRRNVLKLVPNKDVVAHLFNELAPKFENREGGYTRIIKLENRKGDNAPMSQISLVLEETVSAEASRATRAAASKEAEKVEEPAVEETAAETSTDEAAEEK; this comes from the coding sequence ATGCCTACCCCTAAGAAGGGCGCCCGTCTCGGCGGTTCCGCAAGCCACCAGAAGCACATTCTGTCGAACCTTGCGGCACAGCTTTTCGAGCACGGCGCTATCAAGACCACCGATGCTAAGGCTAAGCTTCTGCGTCCTTACGCAGAGAAGCTGATCACCAAGGCTAAGAGCGGCTCTGTTGCGGATCGTCGCAACGTGCTCAAGCTCGTTCCGAACAAGGACGTCGTTGCACATCTGTTCAACGAGTTGGCTCCGAAGTTCGAGAACCGCGAGGGTGGCTACACCCGCATCATCAAGCTCGAGAACCGCAAGGGTGACAACGCTCCTATGAGCCAGATCTCCCTCGTTCTTGAGGAGACTGTTTCTGCAGAGGCAAGCCGCGCAACCCGCGCAGCTGCTTCCAAGGAAGCTGAGAAGGTAGAGGAGCCAGCAGTCGAGGAGACCGCTGCAGAGACCTCCACCGACGAGGCTGCAGAAGAGAAGTAG
- the truA gene encoding tRNA pseudouridine(38-40) synthase TruA, with protein sequence METNQLTVRIRLDLAYDGTHFHGWARQGTSQLRTVQRVLEDSLELILRHPIQLTVAGRTDAGVHAAGQVAHFDVPEAALDTRSIDGDPCNLVRRLARLLPEDVRVHACTRAPEGFDARFSALRRHYVYRLTTHPRGALPTRATDTAHWPKQIDMNAMQAAADVLIGLHDFAAFCKYREGATTIRDLQEFTWHDVSTPLEPQLYEAHVTADAFCWSMVRSLVGSCLVIGEGKRPEGFADSLLTETSRSSRVPVAPAKGLSLVGVDYPVDSELLARADVTRAVRTAGDISGNH encoded by the coding sequence ATGGAGACCAACCAGCTAACTGTGCGTATTCGCCTCGATCTGGCTTATGATGGCACTCATTTTCATGGGTGGGCGCGTCAGGGAACCTCCCAGCTGCGCACGGTGCAACGAGTGCTCGAGGATTCGCTTGAGCTTATTCTTAGACATCCGATTCAACTGACCGTGGCAGGCCGCACAGATGCCGGAGTTCATGCTGCGGGGCAGGTGGCGCACTTTGATGTTCCGGAGGCTGCGCTGGATACTCGCAGTATCGACGGCGACCCGTGCAACCTGGTACGACGCCTGGCTCGCCTGCTGCCCGAGGACGTGCGAGTCCACGCGTGCACGCGAGCCCCGGAAGGGTTCGACGCGCGGTTTTCTGCTTTACGACGCCACTACGTCTACCGCCTGACCACCCACCCGCGAGGCGCTCTTCCTACTCGTGCAACGGACACAGCGCACTGGCCGAAGCAGATCGACATGAATGCGATGCAAGCAGCCGCAGACGTCCTTATCGGTCTGCACGACTTCGCGGCCTTTTGCAAGTATCGAGAAGGCGCAACAACGATCCGCGACCTGCAAGAATTCACATGGCACGACGTCTCCACTCCGCTGGAACCACAGCTCTATGAAGCCCACGTCACTGCTGACGCCTTTTGCTGGTCCATGGTCCGGTCACTCGTCGGCAGCTGTCTAGTCATCGGAGAGGGGAAACGGCCGGAAGGATTCGCCGATTCTTTGCTCACAGAAACCTCTCGTTCCTCCCGCGTTCCCGTTGCACCAGCCAAAGGGCTAAGCCTGGTGGGCGTCGATTACCCCGTGGACAGCGAGTTGCTGGCTCGCGCAGACGTTACCCGTGCAGTGCGGACCGCTGGCGATATTTCAGGGAACCACTAA
- the eccB gene encoding type VII secretion protein EccB has product MRMRTDAMDTTTQTPHENAVQRRGIAPATKAQVSGHRFLVRRIELGLLLGDVRMIHDPLGRLRRALAFGLSAVGLVALGAGALALFSPNPDPGDARILSSQRGDLFVRVGEQLHPVTNLTSARLAVEESSTPVKVGDSVLKTKRIAVPIGIADAPSVFNEAPRTEPLWQVCTSTPAPTESNSPRTTFLINHATAFDEAPQLGDDEALLATSPAGDVVVTAATRRLLPPPETPEGRSIRRRLGIDFATPRWNPAPDVLAIVPESPQFHLPVGNLELFVADGEYWLKNDLGVVRISPLQKDVLTDVGWELKTVSRTEMTARPDIELQIALPEKPLRWQNPHKTDTCISVSFAHTDMESSISVGLTSSATASASAVELSGDSVATHFVGTGGTVAVETGAGVHLISEHGLRHQLAHNAVLEHLGIRTIQRVSWFLLRLLPSGTTLSKEAALTPLY; this is encoded by the coding sequence ATGCGCATGAGGACGGATGCCATGGACACAACAACACAAACTCCCCACGAGAACGCAGTTCAACGCAGAGGCATCGCCCCTGCAACAAAGGCTCAAGTCTCAGGCCATAGGTTTCTTGTTCGGCGCATAGAGCTAGGGCTTTTGCTTGGCGACGTCCGCATGATCCATGATCCGCTAGGTAGGCTGCGCCGCGCCCTGGCGTTTGGGCTCAGCGCGGTTGGGCTTGTGGCATTAGGCGCAGGCGCACTAGCACTTTTTAGCCCGAACCCCGATCCCGGCGACGCACGTATCCTGTCCTCGCAACGAGGTGACCTCTTTGTGCGCGTCGGAGAACAACTGCACCCGGTGACCAATCTGACGTCCGCACGGCTTGCCGTGGAGGAATCGTCCACGCCGGTCAAAGTTGGTGATTCAGTACTAAAGACCAAACGCATAGCAGTCCCCATCGGGATCGCAGACGCACCCAGCGTCTTCAACGAAGCCCCCAGGACAGAGCCCCTCTGGCAAGTCTGTACTTCTACTCCTGCACCAACCGAGTCGAATTCCCCACGGACAACATTCCTCATCAATCACGCCACTGCTTTTGACGAAGCCCCACAACTCGGGGACGACGAAGCCCTTTTAGCAACGAGCCCGGCAGGCGACGTGGTGGTCACCGCTGCAACTAGGAGGCTTCTTCCACCACCTGAGACTCCCGAGGGCAGGAGCATTCGGCGAAGACTCGGCATTGACTTTGCGACGCCACGGTGGAACCCTGCGCCAGACGTGTTGGCTATTGTTCCAGAGTCACCCCAGTTCCACCTCCCCGTGGGGAATCTGGAACTTTTTGTAGCCGACGGCGAATACTGGCTAAAGAATGACTTGGGAGTTGTGCGCATTAGCCCTCTGCAAAAGGATGTTCTCACAGATGTAGGTTGGGAACTCAAAACCGTCTCGCGAACAGAGATGACAGCGCGACCTGACATAGAACTTCAGATAGCGCTGCCCGAGAAACCGTTGCGTTGGCAAAATCCTCATAAAACAGATACCTGCATATCGGTGTCGTTTGCCCACACAGATATGGAATCGAGCATCTCTGTGGGACTCACCAGTTCTGCTACGGCGTCTGCGTCTGCAGTCGAACTTTCGGGAGACTCTGTGGCGACGCACTTTGTGGGCACCGGAGGGACTGTAGCTGTAGAAACAGGCGCGGGAGTACATCTGATTTCTGAGCATGGTCTGCGCCATCAGCTGGCACATAATGCGGTGTTAGAGCATTTAGGCATTCGCACGATACAGCGTGTGTCATGGTTTCTTCTCCGACTGCTGCCATCTGGAACTACCTTGAGCAAGGAAGCCGCATTAACACCGCTCTACTAG
- a CDS encoding TIGR02611 family protein, whose protein sequence is MSSMRDAVADKLAHINQRHESLKRHRFGFLVRPTVLILGWLVVIVGIITIPFPGPGWLTVFVGIGILSLELHWASGLLAWGVRLYDRFFSWYHVQPKRTRYSLIAGTLVAAWIAGIAIVLLLWKLGFVPFLDPIVRMLIG, encoded by the coding sequence ATGAGCTCGATGCGTGACGCAGTTGCGGACAAGCTTGCTCACATCAATCAGCGTCATGAGAGTCTTAAACGCCATCGTTTTGGATTCCTTGTACGACCCACCGTTCTCATTCTTGGATGGTTGGTCGTTATCGTGGGGATTATTACCATTCCTTTTCCCGGGCCTGGATGGCTTACCGTGTTTGTGGGAATCGGAATTTTATCCTTGGAATTGCACTGGGCAAGCGGCCTTTTAGCATGGGGTGTGAGGCTTTACGATCGCTTCTTTTCCTGGTACCACGTGCAACCCAAAAGGACGCGTTATTCTCTGATAGCCGGCACTTTAGTGGCTGCTTGGATCGCTGGAATCGCGATTGTTCTACTGCTATGGAAATTGGGGTTTGTACCGTTTCTAGACCCCATAGTGCGTATGCTGATCGGCTAG
- the mycP gene encoding type VII secretion-associated serine protease mycosin has translation MHIFRFSGLAFALVIIVLCLGFCPLAYGQEHSCAQAAHASAENVRNQAAVSQKFRRAHRHATGAGIRVAIIDTGVAPHPRLGLVEDAGSFVNDGTRRGGLYDCDAHGTIVAGIIAARDGPDGVVGVAPAATIISIKQTSVRQEYSTRTTPAGNLSTLAQSIHTAIDHGAHVINISVVSCVRQGTLVELSELHTALDRAERSNVIVVSAAGNAGSGSCEPGDHVYPAHLDTVLAVSALHGNGFPTQYSLPAPHPMLSALGHVAAALSHEGDALSQGTHKDRDVVPFEGTSFAAPIVAGTAALLRERYPQAVAADIRALLYHSVDPMTGAVDPELALTQIFPRTSPQPHPSLVTVSQPSRHEAHGRLIVAVVTSLLLITLTSTALLLSRMHPRSDHYLAS, from the coding sequence ATGCACATCTTTCGGTTTTCCGGCCTGGCTTTCGCTCTGGTGATCATTGTTCTTTGCCTCGGTTTCTGTCCACTGGCTTACGGTCAAGAACACTCGTGCGCTCAAGCAGCTCATGCGTCGGCAGAAAATGTCCGCAACCAAGCAGCCGTCTCGCAGAAGTTTCGCCGGGCCCACCGTCACGCCACCGGCGCTGGCATTCGAGTCGCGATAATCGATACCGGTGTCGCTCCCCATCCGCGTCTTGGTCTGGTAGAAGACGCGGGCAGCTTTGTCAACGACGGCACACGTCGCGGCGGCCTTTATGACTGCGACGCCCACGGCACTATTGTCGCCGGAATTATTGCAGCACGCGATGGCCCCGACGGAGTGGTAGGGGTAGCGCCTGCCGCAACGATCATCTCTATCAAGCAGACCAGTGTGCGGCAGGAATACTCGACTCGCACAACTCCTGCGGGGAATCTCTCTACGCTGGCTCAGAGCATACATACAGCTATTGACCATGGTGCACACGTGATCAACATCTCGGTGGTGTCATGTGTGCGCCAAGGAACCCTCGTAGAGCTTTCCGAGCTACATACAGCCCTTGACCGCGCTGAGAGGTCAAACGTCATTGTGGTTTCCGCCGCAGGAAATGCAGGTTCTGGTTCATGCGAACCAGGCGATCATGTCTACCCAGCTCACCTAGATACAGTGCTGGCTGTTTCCGCGTTACATGGCAATGGATTTCCTACGCAGTATTCCTTACCTGCTCCACATCCGATGCTCAGCGCCTTGGGCCACGTCGCGGCAGCGTTATCGCACGAGGGTGATGCGCTATCCCAGGGAACCCACAAAGATCGCGATGTTGTGCCTTTTGAGGGAACTAGCTTTGCTGCCCCCATTGTTGCCGGCACCGCCGCGTTACTCCGGGAGCGCTATCCACAGGCCGTTGCTGCTGACATCAGGGCTTTGCTGTATCACAGTGTTGATCCTATGACCGGAGCCGTCGACCCTGAGTTAGCTCTTACTCAGATTTTTCCACGGACTTCCCCACAGCCACACCCATCACTCGTGACAGTGTCTCAACCGAGCCGACATGAAGCACACGGGCGGCTGATCGTTGCTGTTGTGACGTCGTTATTGCTCATAACGCTTACGTCCACAGCGCTGTTGCTTTCGCGTATGCATCCGCGATCTGATCACTATCTGGCAAGCTAG
- the eccD gene encoding type VII secretion integral membrane protein EccD, which produces MIDQDIRLHFRIETPGDLTPAVSCVNVDISVPRSSALVEVIPDILSLAGVEAGTTPWQSITASGVRIDASAPLHATSLPDGAVVLLRPRQASKAPVVRDSAETLAQSSKDSLPPRGIATATEALGIMGCVFLIMRIDALGPPAFRWLILCGLAMLAYVWTRNPLVLTAFSGFCAFAAGSFVVPFSVSEARASDIAAAVLAADIALIAGSLSLHVLASRRLPRTITASYEKPIDHLRTLSAIISFALSTSPVAAAGWLYQFPESQPHGWFLGAASAVVACALTVIVLAPTVAVKLAGVEVPRLPSAGEDLSVADSQTSPQWLKHQARKSLLLLEGIVVGASASAAPALLVIGYLANGNGFAFVLCICVIICTAAHSHRHATGVSVWMLWLISLGGILGLSLATDVSVQWLVIIPLSVSLCALTASFWAKLLPRFTPVTALWIGRCEALALAAVFPLSCQLMGVFSLIRGLG; this is translated from the coding sequence TTGATAGATCAAGATATTCGGCTTCATTTCCGCATTGAAACACCTGGGGATCTCACGCCAGCTGTTTCCTGCGTTAACGTAGATATTTCCGTCCCACGGTCATCTGCATTGGTAGAGGTCATCCCGGATATTTTGTCGCTCGCGGGAGTAGAAGCGGGGACTACGCCGTGGCAATCTATCACGGCTTCTGGAGTGCGTATCGATGCCTCCGCTCCCCTTCATGCTACGAGCCTTCCTGACGGTGCGGTTGTCCTTCTGCGGCCACGCCAAGCGTCGAAAGCTCCTGTTGTGCGTGACTCTGCGGAAACCCTCGCGCAAAGCAGCAAAGATTCTCTTCCTCCACGTGGTATCGCTACTGCTACAGAGGCCTTGGGGATTATGGGTTGTGTTTTTCTCATCATGCGCATAGACGCGCTCGGGCCACCCGCATTCCGCTGGTTGATCCTGTGTGGTTTAGCAATGCTCGCGTATGTATGGACCCGCAACCCCCTGGTGTTAACAGCGTTCTCCGGTTTTTGTGCCTTCGCAGCAGGTTCTTTTGTTGTGCCTTTCTCAGTATCAGAGGCGAGAGCATCTGACATCGCAGCAGCGGTCTTAGCAGCCGATATAGCGCTCATAGCAGGTTCGCTCTCGCTGCATGTGCTTGCTTCTCGACGCCTACCCCGCACCATCACAGCCTCGTATGAAAAGCCGATCGACCACTTACGGACTCTCAGCGCGATCATCTCTTTTGCGCTATCGACTTCTCCTGTAGCTGCGGCGGGCTGGCTCTATCAATTTCCAGAATCACAGCCACACGGTTGGTTTTTAGGCGCGGCTAGCGCAGTAGTTGCATGCGCACTTACTGTGATAGTCCTGGCCCCAACTGTGGCAGTCAAGTTAGCTGGTGTTGAGGTCCCACGTCTTCCCAGCGCGGGTGAAGATCTGAGCGTCGCGGACTCGCAGACTTCACCTCAATGGCTAAAACATCAAGCCAGGAAATCCCTGTTGCTGTTGGAGGGCATAGTGGTGGGGGCGTCGGCAAGCGCTGCCCCGGCACTATTAGTTATTGGTTATCTAGCAAACGGCAACGGATTCGCCTTTGTGCTCTGCATATGCGTCATTATCTGTACCGCAGCGCATTCGCATCGTCATGCAACCGGTGTATCGGTATGGATGCTGTGGTTGATCTCCCTCGGCGGAATTCTCGGATTGTCTCTAGCCACTGATGTTTCCGTTCAATGGCTAGTGATAATCCCCTTATCCGTCTCGTTGTGTGCTCTCACCGCTTCCTTCTGGGCCAAACTTTTGCCTCGATTCACACCCGTTACTGCGCTATGGATCGGCAGATGCGAAGCCTTGGCCCTGGCCGCGGTATTTCCGTTATCGTGCCAACTCATGGGGGTATTTTCCCTGATCCGGGGGCTGGGATAA